In Candidatus Bathyarchaeota archaeon, one genomic interval encodes:
- a CDS encoding pyridoxal phosphate-dependent aminotransferase, translating to MASRMFRLKGEFAFVILQKAKMLEREGYDVIHFEIGEPDFDTPEHIKEAAIKALREGYTHYTPSPGILELREAISEYLEEEFKVEYSPDEIIATPGGKAAIFYALTTVVEEGDEVIIPDPAFPAYESVIRFLNAKPVFVRLKEENDFRMIPEDVEAKVTDKTKAVVINSPHNPCGSVLTKSDVEGLAEIALRHNLVLITDDVYHKIIYDGFEHESVVSIPEVRDRVLLLNSLSKTYAMTGWRIGYIAADRRFIERMVVLQNNLVSCLPAFVQKATVAALRGPQDFVKKMIDEYRRRRDVIVDGLNRIRGFKCKKPLGAFYAFPNIKGVGMDERELVEYLLKEAKVATLHGSAFGPGGEGYLRFSYATSIDLIKAGLERIKVAIEKLQEAG from the coding sequence ATGGCTAGCAGGATGTTTAGGTTGAAGGGTGAATTTGCGTTTGTGATCCTCCAGAAGGCTAAGATGCTCGAGAGGGAGGGGTACGACGTTATACATTTCGAGATCGGAGAGCCAGACTTCGACACTCCGGAGCACATAAAGGAGGCTGCTATAAAGGCTTTGAGGGAGGGGTACACCCACTACACACCGTCGCCTGGTATACTGGAGCTTAGAGAGGCCATATCCGAATACCTCGAGGAGGAGTTTAAGGTAGAATATAGCCCCGACGAGATAATCGCCACACCTGGGGGTAAAGCCGCCATATTCTACGCCTTGACGACCGTGGTCGAGGAGGGTGATGAGGTCATAATACCGGACCCAGCCTTCCCAGCCTACGAGTCGGTTATAAGGTTTCTGAACGCCAAACCCGTCTTCGTGAGGCTTAAGGAGGAGAACGACTTCAGGATGATCCCTGAAGACGTGGAGGCGAAGGTCACCGATAAGACGAAGGCTGTGGTGATCAACAGCCCCCACAACCCATGCGGCTCGGTCCTCACCAAGAGTGATGTCGAAGGGTTAGCGGAGATAGCTTTGAGACATAACCTCGTGTTGATCACGGACGACGTATACCATAAGATAATCTACGACGGGTTCGAGCACGAGTCTGTGGTTTCGATACCCGAAGTCAGGGACAGGGTTCTCCTGCTTAACAGCTTATCGAAAACCTACGCGATGACCGGTTGGAGGATAGGGTATATAGCGGCCGATAGAAGGTTCATAGAGCGTATGGTGGTGCTTCAGAACAACTTGGTCTCGTGTCTACCGGCCTTCGTCCAGAAGGCTACGGTGGCGGCTCTTAGGGGGCCTCAGGACTTCGTTAAGAAGATGATCGACGAGTATAGGCGTAGAAGAGATGTCATAGTCGACGGGCTGAATAGGATCAGAGGGTTCAAATGTAAGAAGCCTCTAGGCGCCTTCTACGCGTTCCCGAACATAAAAGGCGTGGGGATGGATGAGAGGGAGCTTGTGGAATACCTTCTAAAAGAGGCTAAGGTAGCAACCCTACACGGTTCCGCGTTCGGACCTGGTGGTGAGGGGTATCTGAGGTTCTCATATGCGACGTCGATAGACTTGATAAAGGCGGGGCTAGAGAGGATCAAGGTAGCTATCGAAAAGCTTCAAGAGGCTGGTTAA
- a CDS encoding HAD-IIA family hydrolase — MGFKAVILDLDGCVYRGRKPIEGAVEALDTLRGMGLKLLFLTNNATRTVEDYVAKLNAMGIRCGEDEVLTSGYATSIYLADRYGGVKVLPVGGEALERELLRMGHEVLDWRKGGDPEFVVACLDFEFSYEKLKNACFAIFQGARFVATNTDPTLPVEDRLLPGAGSIVAAISKATGKRPMVIGKPSRRIMDIALKRLGMDGSEVVVVGDKLSTDVKAGKKIGAFTVLVLTGASSLADLERWRGDKPDLVLNSVSELPKALRRLGKL; from the coding sequence ATGGGGTTTAAAGCTGTGATACTCGACCTAGACGGCTGCGTCTATAGGGGGAGAAAACCTATAGAGGGAGCAGTTGAGGCGCTGGATACGCTTAGAGGTATGGGGTTAAAGCTACTTTTCTTGACAAACAACGCTACTAGAACGGTCGAGGACTACGTCGCTAAGCTCAACGCCATGGGTATAAGATGCGGTGAGGACGAGGTCTTAACGTCAGGCTACGCCACGTCGATATACCTAGCCGATAGATACGGTGGGGTTAAAGTTCTACCGGTCGGCGGAGAGGCTCTTGAGAGGGAGCTCCTCAGGATGGGGCATGAAGTCTTGGACTGGAGGAAAGGTGGAGACCCTGAGTTCGTCGTAGCCTGCCTAGATTTCGAGTTTAGCTATGAGAAGCTTAAGAACGCCTGCTTCGCGATATTCCAGGGTGCCAGGTTCGTGGCCACGAACACGGATCCCACATTACCGGTCGAGGATCGGTTACTACCGGGGGCAGGTTCGATAGTGGCCGCTATATCGAAGGCGACTGGTAAGAGGCCGATGGTGATAGGTAAGCCGTCCCGTAGGATCATGGATATAGCCCTCAAGAGGTTGGGTATGGACGGCTCTGAGGTAGTAGTCGTCGGGGATAAACTAAGTACAGATGTGAAAGCCGGTAAGAAGATAGGCGCATTCACGGTCCTAGTCTTAACAGGTGCTTCGAGCTTAGCTGATTTGGAAAGGTGGAGAGGGGATAAGCCAGACCTCGTCTTGAACAGCGTAAGCGAGCTCCCCAAGGCTCTCAGACGGCTCGGAAAACTCTAA
- a CDS encoding redox-regulated ATPase YchF: MPVRIGIIGKTNTGKTTFFNAATLLSARIGKFPFTTKTPQRGIGYAKTLCVCRELGVKDNPQNSVCIEGWRFIPVELVDLPGLIEGAWKGRGLGNEFLSVAAQADALIHMVDASGSIDSEGRIAEPGTGDPVRDFYDIEREIVLWMAKIIESKRKYIEKTIESRRDTLKGALASVLTGLRVNEGHVAQALEMSGMASKAFHDWSREDLLTFSTVLRKVAKPTIVVANKMDIPLAEDNYKRLVDELSPIPVVPASAEAELILRRAERRGLIRYIPGEEIFEVKDPSKLNEKQKWALDYIQERVLNKWWRTGVQFAVNVVVFKLLRMNAVYPVEDEKKLTDHHGNVLPDVYLMPPDATVLDLAAEIHTELAKTMIYAIDARTGLRLPKDYKLRDRDIIKIVAAARRG, encoded by the coding sequence ATGCCGGTCAGGATAGGGATAATCGGGAAGACGAACACCGGTAAGACTACGTTCTTCAACGCGGCGACCCTGTTGAGTGCGCGTATAGGGAAGTTTCCGTTCACAACCAAGACTCCTCAACGCGGCATCGGGTATGCTAAGACCCTATGCGTATGTAGAGAGCTCGGAGTCAAAGATAACCCTCAGAACTCCGTCTGCATAGAGGGCTGGAGGTTTATACCGGTCGAGCTCGTAGACCTGCCGGGTCTCATAGAGGGAGCTTGGAAAGGCCGTGGTCTCGGGAACGAGTTTCTATCGGTGGCTGCGCAGGCTGATGCGCTCATCCACATGGTAGATGCCTCAGGAAGCATAGACTCCGAGGGCCGTATAGCCGAGCCCGGCACAGGAGACCCTGTTCGAGACTTCTACGACATCGAGAGGGAGATAGTTCTCTGGATGGCTAAGATAATCGAGAGTAAGAGAAAGTATATAGAGAAGACTATCGAGAGCCGTAGGGATACGCTTAAAGGAGCTCTAGCATCCGTCTTGACGGGGCTTAGGGTCAATGAGGGCCACGTCGCCCAGGCCCTGGAGATGTCAGGCATGGCTTCGAAGGCTTTTCACGACTGGTCCCGGGAAGACCTTTTAACGTTCTCGACCGTTCTCAGGAAGGTAGCTAAACCGACTATAGTCGTAGCTAATAAGATGGATATACCGTTGGCCGAGGATAACTACAAGAGGCTTGTAGACGAGCTTTCACCCATACCGGTCGTACCTGCCTCGGCCGAGGCCGAGCTAATCTTAAGGAGAGCCGAGCGGAGGGGGTTGATAAGGTACATACCCGGCGAAGAGATATTCGAAGTCAAAGACCCTTCGAAGCTTAACGAGAAGCAGAAGTGGGCTTTAGACTACATCCAGGAGAGGGTTTTAAACAAGTGGTGGAGGACAGGGGTTCAATTCGCCGTGAACGTCGTGGTGTTTAAGCTTCTCAGGATGAACGCCGTGTATCCGGTCGAAGATGAGAAGAAGCTTACAGACCACCATGGGAACGTGCTTCCCGATGTATACCTCATGCCTCCGGATGCGACGGTTCTAGACCTCGCGGCTGAAATACATACAGAACTTGCTAAGACGATGATATATGCTATCGATGCGCGTACAGGTCTGAGATTGCCTAAAGATTATAAGCTCAGAGATAGGGATATCATAAAAATAGTGGCTGCGGCACGTAGAGGATAG
- a CDS encoding Holliday junction resolvase codes for MGHRGFREERELVNRLERLGFAVLRAPASGAGTKLDRPDIVAGRRGFCIAVEVKTTRRRILYVRAESLEQLIRFAERFGAEPYLAVKFKRSGYGWLLLKPGYMEKTGKGYKITLEEASRKGMPLEALTSARLDDYQGG; via the coding sequence TTGGGTCATAGAGGTTTCAGAGAGGAGAGAGAACTCGTCAATAGGCTTGAGAGGCTAGGGTTTGCTGTGTTGAGGGCTCCTGCATCGGGGGCTGGGACGAAGCTGGATAGGCCTGACATCGTAGCCGGTAGGAGAGGCTTCTGCATAGCGGTCGAGGTTAAGACGACGAGGCGGAGGATTCTATACGTCAGAGCCGAGAGCCTAGAGCAGCTCATAAGGTTCGCCGAAAGGTTCGGTGCGGAACCATACCTAGCCGTTAAGTTTAAACGGTCCGGATACGGCTGGCTTCTGCTTAAGCCGGGTTATATGGAGAAGACGGGTAAGGGCTATAAGATAACTCTCGAAGAGGCCTCTAGAAAGGGTATGCCTCTCGAAGCACTCACATCGGCTAGGCTTGACGACTACCAGGGAGGCTGA
- the ppsA gene encoding phosphoenolpyruvate synthase, whose protein sequence is MRVSKDKATALILWFEELRKDDVPLVGGKCANLGEMINAGIPVPPGFAVSAYAYKRFLELTGIAEKVYTIIRETVKDVNDPQQYQEASKKIRQLIESTPIPEEIEKAIREAYRKLNAKLGMAEAFVAVRSSATAEDLPGSSFAGQQETFLNVRGEDDLIHYVRRCWSSLFTPRAIFYRTQRGFPHEKVLISVAVQKMVNSKAAGVMFTLHPVTGDRSKIVIEASWGLGEAVVSGSVTPDRFVVDKNTLEILSKEIADKTVEYIRDPETGKTIHAEVPPERRKIPCLTDEEIKRLAELAKRIEQHYGTPQDIEFAVDKDLPFPENVFIVQSRPETVWSVKAEEKPVEKAPAPTEELVPVIKGLPASPGIYAGRVKVVLNHEEAAKLMEEGDILVTKMTNPDWVPYMRIAGAIVTDDGGMTCHAAIVSRELGIPCIVGTREATKVLKTGTYYTVDATSGVVYEGIVESLVKPKREAVAAAPGAVAALPQWAVYPPVTATKIYVNLSIPDVAEKVFNESHPDGVGLLRAEHLMLSVGKHPRLLIEEGGAEKMVNAFAEGIRKVAQAFFPRPVVYRFLDFKPDEFLSLPGGEKYEEEAGHVGPNPLIGYRGAFRYIKEPDIFRLECRAIRKVREEYGLKNVWVMVPFVRRVEEFKHCLKIMEEEGLRKGPDFKVWIMVEVPSTVLLIDKFIEAGIDGVSFGTNDLTMLILGIDRDDASVQEIYDERNLAVLRALSHVIRICREHGVTTSICGQAPSNYPEIVEFLVKEGVTSLSVNPDKVMETRMLVASIERKVLLERLARVEEQGKTQKRFFQPRWAEELG, encoded by the coding sequence ATGCGTGTGTCTAAAGATAAGGCTACGGCTTTGATACTCTGGTTTGAGGAGCTCAGGAAAGACGATGTGCCGCTGGTCGGCGGTAAATGCGCGAACCTCGGTGAGATGATAAATGCCGGGATACCGGTTCCACCTGGGTTTGCCGTTTCGGCGTATGCGTATAAGCGTTTTCTAGAGTTGACCGGTATAGCGGAGAAGGTCTACACGATCATACGGGAGACCGTTAAGGACGTGAACGACCCTCAGCAGTACCAGGAGGCCTCTAAGAAGATCAGGCAGCTTATCGAGTCTACCCCGATACCCGAGGAGATCGAGAAAGCGATCAGGGAGGCCTATAGGAAGCTCAACGCTAAGCTAGGGATGGCTGAGGCGTTTGTAGCGGTCAGGTCTTCCGCCACAGCCGAGGACCTACCCGGTTCCTCGTTCGCCGGTCAGCAGGAGACGTTCTTAAACGTCAGGGGTGAGGATGACCTTATCCACTATGTGCGTAGATGCTGGTCTAGCCTATTCACGCCTAGGGCGATATTCTACAGGACGCAGAGAGGTTTCCCGCATGAGAAGGTTCTGATAAGCGTAGCCGTCCAGAAGATGGTTAACAGTAAAGCCGCAGGGGTTATGTTCACGCTCCACCCCGTTACCGGCGATAGGTCGAAGATAGTCATCGAGGCTAGCTGGGGCCTAGGTGAAGCTGTCGTCTCTGGGTCTGTGACGCCTGACAGGTTTGTCGTCGATAAGAATACGCTGGAGATTTTAAGCAAGGAGATCGCCGATAAGACGGTCGAATACATCAGAGACCCCGAGACCGGTAAAACCATACACGCCGAGGTTCCTCCTGAACGTCGTAAGATACCCTGCTTGACAGACGAGGAGATCAAGAGGCTTGCCGAGCTTGCTAAGCGTATAGAGCAGCACTACGGCACGCCGCAGGACATAGAGTTCGCCGTAGACAAGGACCTACCGTTCCCCGAGAACGTGTTCATAGTCCAGTCTAGACCTGAAACCGTTTGGAGCGTCAAAGCCGAGGAGAAGCCCGTAGAGAAGGCTCCGGCTCCGACCGAGGAGCTTGTACCGGTCATCAAGGGTCTCCCCGCTAGCCCGGGCATATACGCCGGTAGGGTTAAGGTCGTCTTAAACCATGAAGAGGCTGCTAAGCTGATGGAGGAAGGCGACATACTCGTCACGAAGATGACGAACCCAGACTGGGTCCCATACATGAGGATAGCTGGAGCCATAGTCACCGACGACGGAGGTATGACGTGTCACGCCGCGATAGTCTCCAGGGAGCTCGGTATACCATGTATAGTCGGGACCCGGGAGGCTACTAAGGTCCTCAAGACCGGGACCTACTATACGGTGGACGCTACCTCGGGGGTGGTCTACGAGGGTATCGTAGAGTCGCTGGTTAAGCCTAAGCGTGAAGCCGTGGCGGCTGCTCCAGGCGCCGTAGCCGCCTTGCCGCAGTGGGCTGTCTATCCGCCCGTGACGGCTACGAAGATCTACGTGAACCTCTCTATACCCGACGTGGCGGAGAAGGTTTTCAACGAAAGCCACCCCGACGGTGTAGGCTTGTTGAGGGCGGAGCACCTGATGCTCAGCGTCGGTAAACACCCGAGGCTCCTGATCGAGGAAGGCGGAGCAGAGAAGATGGTTAACGCCTTCGCCGAGGGCATCAGAAAGGTCGCGCAGGCATTCTTCCCGAGGCCGGTCGTCTATAGGTTCTTGGACTTCAAGCCTGACGAATTCCTCTCGCTACCTGGTGGAGAGAAGTACGAGGAGGAGGCCGGGCACGTCGGGCCTAACCCGCTGATAGGCTATAGAGGCGCCTTCAGGTATATCAAAGAGCCTGATATATTCAGGCTTGAGTGCCGCGCTATACGGAAGGTTAGGGAAGAATATGGCTTGAAGAACGTCTGGGTCATGGTTCCGTTCGTCAGGAGGGTCGAGGAGTTCAAGCACTGCTTGAAGATAATGGAGGAGGAGGGTCTGAGGAAGGGTCCTGACTTCAAGGTCTGGATAATGGTCGAGGTTCCGAGTACGGTGCTCCTCATAGATAAGTTCATCGAGGCAGGTATCGACGGTGTGAGCTTCGGCACGAACGACTTGACGATGCTTATACTCGGGATAGACCGTGACGACGCCTCGGTTCAGGAGATATACGACGAGAGAAACCTCGCAGTACTCAGAGCCTTAAGCCACGTTATAAGGATATGCCGTGAACACGGTGTTACGACGAGCATATGCGGCCAGGCACCTTCGAACTACCCGGAGATCGTGGAGTTCCTCGTCAAGGAGGGTGTGACAAGCCTCTCGGTGAACCCTGATAAGGTCATGGAGACCAGGATGCTCGTAGCGTCTATAGAGCGGAAGGTCCTCTTGGAGAGACTGGCTAGGGTTGAAGAGCAGGGTAAGACTCAGAAACGTTTCTTCCAACCCAGGTGGGCTGAGGAGCTAGGCTAG
- a CDS encoding coenzyme F420-0:L-glutamate ligase produces the protein MAPRHRYRAKRLRSPYWRPGFDYVDFIVSKVKNVVENRDVLVISEKAISAASGNMIDEAFFKPSLTAGFLARFWMRIV, from the coding sequence GTGGCTCCCAGACATAGATACCGGGCTAAGAGGCTAAGGTCTCCTTACTGGAGACCGGGCTTCGACTACGTAGACTTCATCGTCTCGAAAGTCAAGAATGTGGTCGAAAACAGAGATGTATTAGTGATATCTGAAAAGGCCATATCGGCGGCCTCTGGAAACATGATCGACGAAGCTTTTTTTAAACCAAGTCTAACCGCGGGATTTCTGGCTCGTTTTTGGATGAGAATCGTATAG
- a CDS encoding Mov34/MPN/PAD-1 family protein, translating into MEVSREVLDSIITYALTLHPREGVLLLRGKVERDSIKVEDLLIPPFATRGRGFSAIPLFYLPIDFSIVGTVHSHPSGSLNPSAEDLNNAYGRIVMIIAYPYRGLENLAAYSKDGKRLPVGLSF; encoded by the coding sequence GTGGAGGTCTCAAGAGAAGTCTTAGACAGCATAATAACATATGCCTTAACCCTACACCCTAGAGAGGGTGTTCTACTGTTAAGGGGGAAAGTCGAAAGGGATTCGATAAAAGTCGAGGATCTCCTCATACCCCCCTTCGCGACTAGGGGCAGAGGTTTTTCGGCTATTCCGCTCTTCTACCTACCGATAGACTTCTCGATAGTCGGAACCGTACACAGCCACCCATCCGGAAGCCTGAACCCGTCGGCGGAAGACCTCAACAACGCATACGGAAGGATAGTGATGATAATAGCATACCCCTATAGAGGGTTGGAAAACCTAGCCGCCTACTCCAAAGACGGTAAAAGACTCCCAGTGGGCCTGTCGTTTTAA
- a CDS encoding coenzyme F420-0:L-glutamate ligase, with the protein MDENRIGLFLAPLCRLKPETIAKLRNYPLEEGSRHKEAALRASGLLQALRAFSEGGLDVVNLPYSYAALPLRNASKIAEHIRRRILEATGKRVAVVISDSDKTFSIGPIHLCSRPNT; encoded by the coding sequence TTGGATGAGAATCGTATAGGGCTATTTTTAGCACCCCTCTGTAGGCTTAAACCTGAAACCATAGCTAAGCTTAGGAACTATCCCTTAGAGGAGGGGTCCAGGCATAAGGAGGCGGCTCTGAGAGCCTCAGGTCTTCTACAGGCTTTAAGGGCGTTTTCAGAGGGCGGTTTAGACGTGGTGAACCTTCCCTACTCTTATGCCGCTCTCCCGCTTAGGAATGCGTCTAAGATAGCCGAGCATATAAGACGCAGGATACTAGAGGCGACCGGTAAGAGGGTTGCTGTAGTCATATCTGACAGCGATAAAACGTTCTCGATAGGGCCTATACACTTATGCTCGAGACCTAACACATGA
- a CDS encoding M48 family metalloprotease, giving the protein MAVWKAFENRMGFTVYTSVNEAYIPRILDFIYDTYILPLGHRILRVERFRDFLGEALRFTIALDRGYVHVEIRAFKILEFTIAWEGPIDKQTIDQIREDLIITVRMFEDTFRKSSVFFTFVENSSLIPERLMAKRRIVERIFTDSMITFFVAFLIVNMVIFMINPVLAPIAIVVLQFCILLFSHKIIMSLGDWKITARNQHVTILQYYLPPDEYRILLEMIKVKGRNWLYQIKREIYEKTLALDGRIDPNVVGEVLSRHGILFRPENLRVKTFNVYRLVKEAVEEYGLPMPNIVLSNIIIPNASASGIGPRFGTVMVTAGLLATLEEGEVYAVLNHELSHLKGRDPVFLFTLSTLEYLFRLYILLPMMPFILFLPYVYFFFVMGLIYFIGKFFEAKSDLEAAIKTRQPQLLAEALRKIGYYRLRLERSPGYRLQSWIGWDPHPPISFRIKRLENLKDLDRIKHPFLRSVVDVLKGFFEAIM; this is encoded by the coding sequence TTGGCAGTGTGGAAGGCTTTCGAGAATAGGATGGGGTTCACGGTATATACTAGCGTCAACGAAGCATATATACCGAGGATCCTCGACTTCATCTACGATACCTATATCTTACCGCTAGGGCATAGAATACTGAGGGTCGAGAGGTTCAGGGATTTCCTGGGTGAAGCCCTAAGGTTTACTATAGCCCTTGATAGGGGCTACGTACACGTGGAGATCAGGGCGTTTAAGATACTGGAGTTCACGATAGCTTGGGAGGGGCCTATCGACAAGCAGACGATAGACCAGATCCGGGAAGACTTGATCATAACGGTTAGGATGTTCGAGGATACCTTCAGGAAGTCCTCCGTCTTCTTCACGTTCGTCGAGAACAGTAGCCTGATCCCTGAGAGGCTGATGGCTAAACGCCGCATCGTCGAACGTATCTTCACAGACAGTATGATCACGTTCTTCGTAGCGTTCCTCATTGTCAACATGGTTATCTTCATGATAAACCCGGTGCTTGCGCCCATAGCTATAGTTGTGCTACAGTTCTGCATCCTCCTGTTTTCGCATAAGATAATAATGAGCTTAGGCGACTGGAAGATAACCGCTAGAAACCAGCATGTGACGATACTCCAATACTACCTGCCACCGGACGAGTATAGGATTCTCCTCGAGATGATAAAGGTCAAGGGTAGAAACTGGCTATACCAGATTAAACGTGAAATATACGAGAAAACCCTCGCCTTAGACGGAAGAATAGACCCTAACGTTGTCGGAGAGGTCCTATCAAGACATGGAATACTGTTCAGGCCGGAAAACCTCAGGGTCAAGACGTTCAACGTTTATCGTCTCGTCAAGGAGGCGGTTGAAGAATACGGGCTTCCCATGCCGAATATAGTTCTCTCAAACATAATCATACCAAACGCCTCGGCCTCCGGTATAGGGCCTAGGTTTGGAACGGTTATGGTGACTGCGGGTCTTTTAGCCACCCTAGAGGAGGGGGAGGTCTACGCGGTTTTGAACCACGAGCTCAGCCACCTCAAGGGTAGGGACCCGGTTTTTCTATTCACCCTATCCACGCTCGAATACCTCTTCAGGCTCTACATTCTACTCCCCATGATGCCGTTCATCCTGTTCCTACCTTACGTATACTTCTTCTTCGTTATGGGGCTGATATACTTCATAGGAAAGTTCTTTGAGGCTAAGTCGGACCTAGAGGCTGCTATAAAGACTAGACAGCCTCAGCTCTTAGCGGAGGCATTGAGAAAGATAGGGTATTACCGGCTTAGGTTGGAGAGGTCGCCTGGCTATAGGCTTCAATCCTGGATAGGATGGGATCCCCACCCGCCGATATCGTTCAGGATCAAGCGGCTGGAGAACCTTAAAGACCTCGACAGAATCAAGCATCCGTTTCTAAGGTCCGTGGTCGACGTCTTAAAAGGCTTCTTCGAAGCCATAATGTAG
- a CDS encoding sugar phosphate isomerase/epimerase, translating into MVRINCCWLYAISKYGYPPPLDKMFTALEEMADMGFEYVEIEAVGEENLREILANRQRLREHVDSLNLKVINVCPIFTDLVSPDKSARRKALELFRETCELATYFDAVMVQTDTFFPPLKFVGEVPYKEAISFGKPYKVEVDPEFSWERFWRLLVDSMRKCNWIAEDYGLRFCLEPRVGETVSNTDAMLRLAEAIDSENFGVVLDTGHLHAQKEILPLSVEKLGELIIYVHASDNDGRDNYHLGIGKGTVDWIGVLKALKKHGFDGFIGIDVGNVPDIEREYVESKAKLEQLIKEVGL; encoded by the coding sequence ATGGTTAGGATAAACTGTTGTTGGCTTTATGCTATAAGCAAGTACGGCTATCCGCCGCCTCTGGATAAGATGTTCACGGCTCTCGAAGAGATGGCTGACATGGGTTTCGAATACGTCGAGATCGAGGCCGTCGGCGAGGAAAACCTCAGAGAGATCCTCGCGAACAGGCAGAGACTCAGGGAGCACGTCGACTCGCTTAACCTCAAGGTCATAAACGTGTGCCCCATATTCACCGACCTAGTATCACCCGATAAATCGGCTAGGCGGAAAGCCCTCGAGCTCTTCAGGGAGACCTGTGAGCTGGCCACGTACTTCGACGCCGTTATGGTTCAAACGGATACGTTCTTCCCACCGCTCAAATTCGTAGGAGAAGTCCCCTACAAAGAGGCCATAAGCTTCGGTAAACCCTACAAGGTCGAGGTCGACCCGGAGTTCAGCTGGGAACGGTTCTGGAGGCTCCTCGTAGACAGTATGAGGAAATGCAACTGGATAGCCGAGGACTATGGTCTAAGGTTCTGCCTAGAGCCTAGGGTCGGTGAGACGGTCTCCAACACAGACGCGATGCTCAGGCTTGCGGAGGCTATAGACAGCGAAAACTTCGGCGTCGTGCTGGATACGGGGCATCTCCACGCCCAGAAGGAGATACTTCCCCTGTCGGTCGAGAAGCTCGGGGAGCTCATAATATACGTGCATGCCTCGGACAACGACGGTAGAGACAACTACCACCTAGGCATAGGGAAGGGAACCGTGGACTGGATAGGGGTGCTTAAAGCCTTGAAGAAGCACGGCTTCGACGGCTTCATAGGGATCGACGTGGGAAACGTACCCGATATCGAACGTGAATACGTCGAAAGCAAGGCCAAGCTCGAACAGCTCATAAAAGAAGTCGGGCTTTAA
- a CDS encoding DUF2110 family protein produces MKMLVVRLNQRIYGPYRLDGLKALRNVVKNMLDGLEVDVSEVVVGSEGWAEVFLEGPDVDVAEKVLEEYIGALPKTPKELSKGTLLKGRVLTLKDDGLYVDVGLENLVVKVPTQTLRGQFLDECSTDLEKARRIYMLYSEFPVELYVERFHGETVETRLSWRWLRWVESMSFSGFSKIYVTGLTLRRIRRAIGKTKYRMAVLGYRKLGVLETLITLDPLVNVERFSLWLKKTLDPLTLEFSEPSESLGELAYAVQDEVWLIPSPPFQIS; encoded by the coding sequence GTGAAAATGCTGGTCGTAAGGTTGAACCAGAGGATCTACGGGCCCTACAGGTTAGACGGGTTAAAAGCCCTTAGGAACGTGGTAAAAAACATGCTAGATGGGCTTGAGGTCGACGTCTCAGAGGTCGTCGTGGGGTCTGAGGGATGGGCTGAGGTTTTCCTCGAAGGACCTGACGTCGATGTAGCTGAAAAGGTCTTGGAAGAATACATCGGGGCTCTCCCGAAGACGCCTAAAGAACTTTCGAAGGGAACTTTGCTGAAGGGTAGGGTTTTAACGTTGAAGGATGACGGGCTTTACGTAGACGTAGGGCTGGAAAACCTGGTCGTCAAAGTTCCGACTCAGACCCTTAGAGGACAGTTTTTAGACGAGTGCTCTACGGACTTGGAAAAGGCTAGACGGATTTACATGCTCTACAGCGAGTTTCCGGTCGAGCTTTACGTTGAGAGATTTCACGGGGAGACTGTCGAGACCCGTCTATCGTGGAGATGGCTCCGCTGGGTCGAGAGTATGTCTTTCTCAGGCTTCAGCAAGATATACGTAACCGGTTTAACCCTACGCAGGATCAGGAGAGCAATCGGAAAAACCAAATATAGGATGGCCGTGCTCGGATACCGAAAACTGGGCGTCTTAGAGACTCTTATAACTTTAGATCCCCTAGTGAATGTCGAGAGGTTCTCTCTATGGCTGAAGAAGACGTTAGACCCTTTGACCTTAGAGTTTTCCGAGCCGTCTGAGAGCCTTGGGGAGCTCGCTTACGCTGTTCAAGACGAGGTCTGGCTTATCCCCTCTCCACCTTTCCAAATCAGCTAA